The Limisphaera ngatamarikiensis nucleotide sequence AGGTCAAGCCGGACGTGATTCTGCTCGACCTGTTGCTGCCGAAGCTGACCGGCGTGGAGGTCATTCGTGCCCTTCGGGCCGACCCCGAGTTTCACACCACGCCGATCATTGTGCTCAGCGGCACCTATCTGACTTCGATGATTCAGGAGGCGTGGAAGGCCGGAGCCACCAAATGCCTGGCCAAATCCAGCACGACGCCCAAGGTGGTGGTGGACACCATCCGGAGTGTGCTGCAAACGAAGGCGCCGGGCGCGCCCGCACCGGCAGGGTGGGAGGCGCCCGCGCCGGCCGCTCCCGCGTCGGTGGATCCGGGCAGTGCCGAAGATTTTCAGGCCGAGCTGCGCCGGGATTTCCTCAAGGGATTGCCTCAGACCCTGGGGGTGTTTCGGCAGGCGGTGCAGGCGCTGCATCGGGCCACGGACCCGGCCGGGCGCCTGGAACAGTTGCAGACGCTGCAACACCGCGCCCGGGCGCTTGCCGGTGGGGCGGGCCTGGCCGGGATTCCCGTGATGGCCCAGGTGGCGGACCTTTTTGAGGGTTTGTTGCGGGAACTGGTGGGGAAACCCCAGGCCTGGACCGTTTCAACCCTGCGCACGGTGGCGTCGGTGGTGGATTTCCTCCAGTGGCTGGCCCATCGGTGTCATCTGCCGGAGCTGCAGACGCTGCCGCAAGCCACCGCGCTGGTGGTGGACGACGAACCGTTGGCCCGCCGGGCGGTAACTCATTCGCTGGACCGGGCCCGGATCCGGTCCGTGGCGGTGGAGGACGCCGAAACGGCCCTGCGCCTGGCCGGGGAAAACCGGTTTGACCTTGTGATTTTGGACGTGGACCTTCCGGGCATGGACGGTTTTGCCCTTTGCGCGCGGTTGCGTCGGCTGCCGGCCTATGCCAGGACGCCGGTGGTGTTTGTGACCAGCCTCAACGACTTTCAGGCCCGCACCAGCTCCACCATCAGCGGTGGCACCGATTTCATTGCCAAGCCGTTCCTGTTTTCCGAGTTGGCGGTCAAGGGTTTCCTGTTTGCCGTGCGTCATCAGGTCGAACAACTCGTGGGCGAGGGGGCTGCTGCAGCGCCGCCCGGCGGGGTGGAAGGGACTCAGGCCGCCGGGGCGGCGAGCTGAGTCCGGCCCGGAGCGCTTGGATTTGGTGGCCATGCAGGAGCCGGTGACCAGCCTGTACGTGCACGTGCCGTTCTGCGCCCGCAAGTGCAGTTACTGCGCGTTTTATTCGGAGGCATCGGAGGGCGGGTTGATGGACCGTTACGTGCGCGCGTTGGTGCGGGAGTTGGAGCGTGTGGCTTCGGACCTGCGGCCGCGCACGATCTTTTTTGGAGGGGGAACACCCACCCTGTTGAGCCTGCGGCATTGGGAGGAGATCTTCCGGGTGATGGACCGTCTGGGTTGGCTCCCGGTGGCCGAGTTCACGGTGGAGGCCAATCCCGCCACCCTGTCGGCGGACAAGGCCCGTCTGTTGCGGGAGGGCGGAGTGAACCGGATTTCGCTGGGGGTTCAATCGCTGGACCCGCGACTGTTGGAGCGGCTGGGCCGCATTCACACGCCGCAGCAGGTGTTTCGCACGTGGGACACGTTGCGGCGGGCCGGGTTTGACAATCTCAACCTGGATCTGATGTTCGGGATTCCGGGGCAGACGATGGCCAGTTGGGAGGCCACGCTGACCGAGGCGCTGGCGCTGGGGAGCGAGCACCTGTCCTGTTACGAGGTGATTTACGAGGAGGACACGCCGCTGTTTGCGCAGCTCCGGGCGGGGGCCTTCTCGGTGGACGAGGACCTGGTGTGCGCGCAGTACGATCGCCTGCTGGAACGGGCGGCGGAGGCCGGGTTGTTTCAGTACGAGGTGGCCAACTTTGCCCGGGAGCGCCGTGCACCGGAGCCGCCGCCGGCGTGTCTGGAGGGCGAGTTTCCGGCCTTTGCCTGCCGGCACAATATTAACTACTGGCGGGCCGGGGACTTTCACGGTCTGGGACCGAGCGCGACGGCGTATGTGCGCGGGGTGCGCACGCGCAATGTGTCGGACACCCGCGCCTGGTGCGAGGCCATTGAGCAGGGACGCAGCCCCGTGGTGTACCGGGAAGCGCTGTCGCCGCTGGCCCGGGCGGGTGAGGCGGCTGCATTTGGTTTGCGGGTGGTGGCCGGCTGGCCCTACGAGGAGTTCCGGCGCCGGACCGGCTTTGATCTGCGGGTGGAATGGGCGTCGGAGCTGATCGAACTGGAACGACGGGGCTGGGGGGTGTGCGAGCCGGACCGCTTCCGGTTGACGCGGGTGGGGCTCCGTTTTGCGGATGCGGCGGCGGAGATGATGTTGCGGCCCGAGTGCGACGCTGGCGGGGGTGGGGTGGCGGTGGAGACGGCGGCCGTGGTCCGGCCGGCGTGGGGTGTGGCGCCCTGAGGTCGGGCCCGGTTCAAGCGCTCGAACCGGCGGCGGGCAAGGGCGGGCCGGGGCGGCTGACCGACCGCAACCGGTTCCGGATCAGGTCCGCGCGCAGGATGTCCCGTTCCTCGGCCTGCAGTTTCTCCTGATGCAGCAGTTGCAGGTGCGCCGGTTGGATGAGAAGGAACAATTCGTCCGTCAGGGAGCGGTCCACACCGGGGAACATGCCGAGGTCCACCCCC carries:
- a CDS encoding response regulator, with translation MNRVLFIENDSVVANIYRNKLNLEGFQVELAADGETGLQRAREVKPDVILLDLLLPKLTGVEVIRALRADPEFHTTPIIVLSGTYLTSMIQEAWKAGATKCLAKSSTTPKVVVDTIRSVLQTKAPGAPAPAGWEAPAPAAPASVDPGSAEDFQAELRRDFLKGLPQTLGVFRQAVQALHRATDPAGRLEQLQTLQHRARALAGGAGLAGIPVMAQVADLFEGLLRELVGKPQAWTVSTLRTVASVVDFLQWLAHRCHLPELQTLPQATALVVDDEPLARRAVTHSLDRARIRSVAVEDAETALRLAGENRFDLVILDVDLPGMDGFALCARLRRLPAYARTPVVFVTSLNDFQARTSSTISGGTDFIAKPFLFSELAVKGFLFAVRHQVEQLVGEGAAAAPPGGVEGTQAAGAAS
- the hemW gene encoding radical SAM family heme chaperone HemW, whose amino-acid sequence is MQEPVTSLYVHVPFCARKCSYCAFYSEASEGGLMDRYVRALVRELERVASDLRPRTIFFGGGTPTLLSLRHWEEIFRVMDRLGWLPVAEFTVEANPATLSADKARLLREGGVNRISLGVQSLDPRLLERLGRIHTPQQVFRTWDTLRRAGFDNLNLDLMFGIPGQTMASWEATLTEALALGSEHLSCYEVIYEEDTPLFAQLRAGAFSVDEDLVCAQYDRLLERAAEAGLFQYEVANFARERRAPEPPPACLEGEFPAFACRHNINYWRAGDFHGLGPSATAYVRGVRTRNVSDTRAWCEAIEQGRSPVVYREALSPLARAGEAAAFGLRVVAGWPYEEFRRRTGFDLRVEWASELIELERRGWGVCEPDRFRLTRVGLRFADAAAEMMLRPECDAGGGGVAVETAAVVRPAWGVAP